DNA from Amycolatopsis sp. DSM 110486:
ATCGCCAGGCGGCGCGTTTGCCGCGCCGCAGGCCGTTGATCATCAACGCGATCACCACGAGCACGATCGCCAGCTCCGGCACCGAGTCGGCCTGGTCCGCCGTGGAGCCGAGCGGGCTGACGCCGGGCGCGATGCGCACCACGATCTGCACCGCGCCCGCGATGACGAGACCGGTGACCGCCAGCAGCCGCCACTCCCGCCGCGTCGGGCGGCCCGTGGAGCGCAAGCGTTTCGGGCCCGCGAGCCGGCGCGCGAGCGGCAGCGTGAGGCCGACGGCAAGCAGGTGTTCCAGGTCGGCGAGCGTGCCGATGTAGAGGATCGACACCCCGACGTACACGCACAGCAGCGCGCGCAACCGCAGCCGCCACGGTGAGCGGATGGTCGCGCTGACCACGGCGACCACGGCGAGTGCGCCCGCGGAGAACCCGACGTCGGTGCGGCCGGCGAGCTGCGTCGCCCATTCCCAGCCGGTGCCGCGCAGCGCGAGCAGGATCAGCGAAGCGCCGAGGGTGGCGGCCAGCTGCGCGCCCACGGCGATCGCGGCGGTCCGGCGCGTTCCCAGCCGTGCTTCGGATGGGCCGACGAGCAGGGCGAACCCGCCGGCCACCGGCAGGTAGAAGAGCGGGGTCAGCGCGAAGAACGGGCCGGTGAGGAACGTCCACCAGCGGCCGTCGAGGAGCGAGGGCAGGCCGTAGGACACCTGCGGGAACCACTCGCGCGTCTCGACGGCGCTCCACAGCGTGCCCGTCGCCAGGCCGAGCGCGACCATGGCCACGACAACGGCCGTGGTGAACGGGGCGCGCCGCCACAGCACCAGCGCGATCGACCGTGCGCGGCTGAGGAACTCGGGGGTTTTCGCGTGCTCGACGGTCGCGGTGTGTTCTGCCATGGTTGCCGGCCCGGTCCGCGGTCTCAGTACTGCGGCGGCGGGGTCGGCGTGGTCGGCTCCGGGGCCTGGCTGCGGGGCCGGCCCATCGCGAGCGCGACGATGGCGGCCACGACCAGGACCAGCCCGCCGATGAGGAAGCCGAGCGCGTAGCCGAAGAGGCCCGGCAGGTTCAGGTTGACGCTGAGGCGGGAGTCCACGCCGGGTGTGCCGTCGGCGTTCATCACGACCGCGCGGTAGTCGCCGTCGGTGATCTGCCAGGTCACGTCGGTCGCCCCGGACGCGACCCAGAACGGCTGGGTGGCCGGCGGGAACGCCAGTGCCGTGCCGTCGCGGCGGACGGCGTCGAGCGCGAACGGGTCGAGGTTGAAGTTGCGCGCCTGCTCGATCGCCACCCCGGTCAGGTACCGGTCGACGTCCGCGGCGGGCCCGATGCCGATGAACAGGCCGGACGAGTTGCCGCCCGTCGCGTGGACGCTCACCGAGGGCGACCCGAGCGCGCGGGTGAGCCGGCCGGTGTCGGTGATCTGCGCCGTGTCGGTCACGATGGCCGCGGTCGGGGTCGTGACGTCGTGCTCCCCCGACTTCAGCGACCCGCCGGAGCCGAACACGAGCAGCAGGACACCGCCCCCGATGGCCAGGCACACGCCGATCACGAGCACGACCACCGCGATGACGATCACGGCGATCCGCGCGGGGCTGCGGCGCGGCGGATAGGTCTCAGTCATCGGCGCCTCCCCGGCTCGAAGACAGCTCTCGGCAGGCGATCCCCGACCTCAGCGGTCCTCGGGTGTCCTTTGTGGTCGGTGGTGACCAGGAAGGGCCACGCGGTGGAAACTCACCCGTCGAGCTCGCTGCGCGCCAGTTCCCCGCACGATGCGACGCCGGGCTTCGTGGGGCACGCCTCGGCCCGGCGACCGAGGAACATCGGCGCAGCATGAATCGGATGGTAACCCCGGTTTCGGGCACCTCCGGCCGGCTCGGGACCGGGCACCGGCCGGATCCCCGCGCTGCTCGGCGTGGATCCGCGGGGCCGGATTCACCGCGGGCGGCTGGGCACGGGCGTCGCGCACGTCGACGTCCTGGTCGCCTTCTCGGGGATCGATGCTGCTGCCTGCGGCGTGCCGGTGCGTCGGCGATCGGGCCTGATTCGGGTGGGCACGGTTCGGGAATCCTCTTGCGGTGCACCGGTTCGGCGGCGCTCACCAGCTTCGGCCATCCGCCCCCGCTCGACGTTCGAGCCACGCGATGACGACCCCCGCCGTGCGCCGAGCCGGGCTCTCTGACGCCGCGGTGCCTGCACCGGCCTTCGGACCGGGTCTCGATCACGTGCGGCCGCGGTGCTGCTGACGGCCTCTTCGGGCGATTGGCTACCGGCTGTGAAAAGTGCATCCGCAACCGGGTGCGTCAGCGCCGGTCGATCGTCGCCGGCGGCCAGAGTCCCTGGACGGCACAGCCGGCGGCGACCAGCCGCCCGCCCGCGTGACGTCGTGACCCGCGTCGGCCAGGCCCGTCAGCAGCCCGGTGAGCCACGCGATGCCCGCGATCCCCCTCCGCCCAGGACCAGCGCGCCGGTCACCACGGCAGCTCGCCGTGGCGGTCGGAAAACGTGCCGGTAGGACCGTTCGCGCCGATGCTCGCCAGGCGCACGATCGCGTCGGTGCCCTCCTCGGCGGTCTGGATCCCGTCGCCGCTCATGCCGTGCATCTCGGTCGCGGTGAACCCGGGATCCACCGCGTTCACGCGGATCCCCGGCAGCCCCTTGGCGTACTGCACGGTCAGCATCCCCACCGCCGCCTTCGACGACGCGTACGCCGGCAACGGAAACCGCGACTCGTGCCGCTCGGGGTTGTTCACCGTCCCGAACGACCCCAGGCCGCTGCTCACGTTCACGATCACCGGCGCGTCGGACCGTCGTAGCACCGGCAGGAACGCGTGGATCGTCCGGACCACACCGAACACGTTGACGTCGAAGATCTCCCGCATGTGCCCCACCGTCGCGTCTTCGGGCTTGAGCATGCCCTCGAACGCGCCCGCACAGTTCACGAGCACGTCCAACTCGGTCAACCGGCCGGCCGCCGCGGCAACGGACTCGTCGTCGGTCACATCGAGCTGCAGGAACTTCGCCCCGAGCTGATCCGCGGCCTCGCGGCCCCGCGTAGCGTCCCGCGCTCCGATGTAGACAGTGTGCCCGCCGGCGATCAACCTGCGCGCGGCTTCCGGCCGAGACCCCTGGCGCCGCCGGTGATGGTCATGGATTCTTCCCCCGTCAGCTGTCGGTCTTGTGCAGCTTCAGCACGCGGCCGGTGACGGGGTTCGCCATTGCCCGCAGATACGCCTGCGCCACCTCGGCCGCGGCACGGGCGTGAAACCGGGGAAATACGGGTGGTAGGCCGTGGATTCGGTGAGGACCGTCGGGCTGACGCAGTTGATGCGCACGCCCCGCGGCAGCTCCGTCGCCGCCGCCTTGACGAACCCCTATCACTGCGTGCCTGTCATTAGATGCCTCCTGTGTCAGTGACTGACATTTCAGCATTGCACGCCATCGGGTGGCTCGTCCACCGGGGGTAGCGCCCGTCACTCCACCTTCGGCGGGCACGGCGGAGAGAGAGTTCTGGCACGATCACGGCGTGGCCCCCGCTCACGACCCGTCCGCGTCGCTGCAACTCCTGGTCTGCCGCGAGATCAGCGCGGTCAGCTTCGTCCGCGACTACGTCGAACTGCATTTCGACGGACCCGTCTTGCGAGCGCTCACGAACCCGTTTGGGATGTACGGCTGCCGCGCATGGCGCTTTCCCGAAGGACAGTCGCTGGTCGTCATGCGCTATTTCGTCGGCAACGTGATCGACGGCTACGAAGTGGTCCCCCACAGCTACCTCGCGGTCGACTCCGGCGAGCATCGCTTCGCCATCCCGCTGGACGACGACTCCCGCAGCGGCCCCGAAGCAGCCCATCTCGTCGGGGTCGATGAAAACGGTCAGCCCGACGCGCGACTGTTGTCGGTCTGGTAGCGAGGACATCATCGACTGACTGACTGACTGACTGCCACCGCCGACCGCATCTCGGGGCCAGGACAACCCGCTGGTGCGATCAGGGCGACAGAGGAACTTCCACCTCACCCGGCACCCGATCCGGCCTCAACCCCCGCCAAGCCGTGTGCCGAAGCCGCTGGTCGCCCGGAGTCAGGCGGCGGTACACCACCTCGCCGACGAGCGAAGGTGCCAGCCAATGCGCCCCCCGGGCCCGGTCCCGGGGCACCACGTTGGCGAACGGGCTCGCCGGCCGCTCCAACGGCGCCAGCGTCTCCCGCAGATCCACCAGCATCTGCTCGGTGAACCCCGTCCCCACATCACCCAGGTACAGAAGATCGCCCGTCGCAGGATCGTGCGCACC
Protein-coding regions in this window:
- a CDS encoding SDR family NAD(P)-dependent oxidoreductase, with the protein product MIAGGHTVYIGARDATRGREAADQLGAKFLQLDVTDDESVAAAAGRLTELDVLVNCAGAFEGMLKPEDATVGHMREIFDVNVFGVVRTIHAFLPVLRRSDAPVIVNVSSGLGSFGTVNNPERHESRFPLPAYASSKAAVGMLTVQYAKGLPGIRVNAVDPGFTATEMHGMSGDGIQTAEEGTDAIVRLASIGANGPTGTFSDRHGELPW